The following coding sequences are from one Paludisphaera rhizosphaerae window:
- a CDS encoding DUF1559 family PulG-like putative transporter yields MTLVELLVTVGIISLLVGLILPAVQAAREASRRAACVHNLRQLMLAAHAYAATWDGMPPSLTGGQLARGIGNSFSLHCRLLPYLDLQPLYASINFGLPGVTLPMIAPGNASVLDIKIATFLCPSDPAADANGGAVSYRINVGPCSDCPDTRTGAFVSFRATRFAEYADGTSNTLAFSEKPIGSGRSASSAFRDWAMYEGLLERKDPADAWRSACAAQRSARRVWATDGGGSWLLGGAIYTAFFVAGPPNDPIPDCGKMSFVGTGLFSARSYHPGGVNAAMADGSVRWCESSINLAAWRAMGSRAGGEIVDPR; encoded by the coding sequence GTGACCCTCGTGGAGTTGCTTGTGACCGTCGGGATCATCTCCCTCCTTGTGGGCCTGATCCTGCCCGCGGTGCAGGCCGCGCGCGAGGCGTCGCGCCGGGCCGCCTGCGTGCACAACCTCCGGCAGCTCATGCTCGCCGCCCACGCATACGCCGCGACCTGGGACGGCATGCCGCCGAGCTTGACGGGCGGACAACTGGCCCGAGGGATAGGCAACAGTTTCTCCCTGCATTGCCGCTTGTTGCCATACCTTGACCTTCAGCCTCTCTACGCCAGCATCAATTTCGGCCTCCCGGGGGTCACGCTGCCGATGATCGCGCCAGGCAACGCTTCCGTCCTGGACATCAAGATCGCGACGTTCCTCTGCCCGAGCGACCCCGCTGCGGATGCGAACGGAGGCGCCGTCAGCTATCGCATCAACGTGGGTCCTTGTTCGGATTGCCCCGATACCAGGACGGGGGCGTTCGTGTCCTTTCGTGCGACGCGATTCGCCGAGTACGCGGATGGCACGTCCAACACCCTGGCGTTCTCGGAGAAGCCGATCGGCTCGGGTCGATCCGCGAGTTCAGCTTTCCGCGACTGGGCGATGTACGAAGGCCTCCTGGAGAGGAAAGACCCGGCGGACGCGTGGAGATCGGCATGCGCGGCTCAGCGTTCCGCCAGGAGGGTTTGGGCCACGGACGGAGGCGGGTCATGGTTGCTGGGCGGCGCCATTTACACAGCGTTTTTCGTGGCAGGGCCGCCGAACGACCCGATTCCCGATTGTGGGAAGATGTCCTTTGTCGGAACGGGGCTGTTCAGCGCCAGGAGCTACCACCCTGGAGGTGTGAACGCCGCGATGGCGGACGGTTCCGTCCGATGGTGTGAATCCAGCATCAACCTCGCCGCATGGAGGGCCATGGGCAGCCGCGCGGGTGGAGAAATCGTCGATCCGCGATGA
- a CDS encoding MFS transporter has translation MATTGEGTLTHQAARTAEGTAGAVLAALSVSHMLNDAMQSLVTAVYPLLKTSYGLKFWQIGLITFTFQATASLLQPVVGMATDRRPRPFSLSCGMVFTFVGLLLLAAADRFGLILLAAGMVGVGSSVFHPEASRVARLASGGRHGFAQSFFQVGGNFGTALGPLLAAFLVVPFGQASIAWCSAGALTAIAILYAVGRWYEGRLATLRAKPRPAVAATHDGPSSARVRAAIVILLVLIFSKYFYMASFSSYYTFYLIHHFGVSVEHSQILLFVFLGAVAAGTLAGGPIGDRIGFKAVIWASILGVLPFTLILPYANLFWTAALTVPIGMILASAFSAIIVYAQELLPSRVGTVAGLFFGFAFGMGGLGAAVLGVLADRTSIEFVYQVCSYLPLLGILTAFLPNLRRSHARPA, from the coding sequence ATGGCGACGACCGGGGAAGGAACCTTGACCCACCAGGCCGCGAGGACCGCGGAGGGGACGGCCGGGGCCGTGCTGGCGGCTTTGAGCGTTTCCCACATGCTGAACGACGCCATGCAGTCGCTCGTCACGGCCGTTTACCCGCTCTTGAAGACAAGTTATGGCCTGAAGTTCTGGCAGATCGGGCTGATCACGTTCACGTTCCAGGCGACGGCGTCGCTGCTGCAGCCGGTCGTCGGGATGGCGACCGACCGCCGGCCCCGGCCGTTCTCGCTCTCCTGCGGGATGGTCTTCACCTTCGTCGGCCTGCTCTTGCTCGCGGCGGCCGACCGCTTCGGCCTGATTCTGCTCGCCGCCGGGATGGTGGGGGTGGGCTCGTCGGTCTTCCATCCGGAGGCCTCGCGAGTGGCCCGGCTGGCGTCGGGAGGGCGGCACGGTTTCGCCCAGTCGTTCTTTCAGGTCGGCGGCAATTTCGGGACGGCCCTGGGGCCGCTGCTGGCCGCATTCCTGGTCGTCCCGTTCGGGCAGGCGAGCATCGCCTGGTGCTCGGCCGGGGCGCTCACGGCCATCGCGATCCTCTACGCAGTGGGCCGATGGTACGAGGGTCGACTGGCCACGCTCCGAGCCAAGCCCCGCCCCGCGGTCGCCGCGACGCACGACGGCCCATCCTCGGCGCGGGTGCGGGCGGCCATCGTGATCCTGCTGGTGCTGATCTTCTCCAAGTACTTCTACATGGCGAGCTTCAGCAGCTATTACACGTTCTACCTGATCCATCACTTCGGGGTCTCGGTCGAGCATTCGCAGATCTTGCTGTTCGTCTTCCTGGGAGCGGTGGCCGCCGGGACGCTCGCCGGCGGGCCCATCGGCGACCGGATCGGCTTCAAGGCGGTGATCTGGGCCTCGATCCTGGGCGTGCTGCCGTTCACGCTGATCCTCCCCTACGCCAACCTCTTCTGGACGGCGGCGCTCACCGTGCCGATCGGCATGATCCTGGCCTCGGCCTTCTCCGCGATCATCGTCTACGCCCAGGAACTGCTCCCCAGCCGAGTCGGCACCGTCGCCGGCCTCTTCTTCGGCTTCGCCTTCGGCATGGGCGGCCTGGGCGCTGCGGTCCTCGGGGTCCTGGCCGACCGGACGAGCATCGAGTTCGTCTACCAGGTCTGCTCCTACCTCCCCCTCCTCGGCATCCTGACCGCCTTCCTCCCCAACCTCCGCCGCTCCCACGCCCGACCAGCCTGA
- the dinB gene encoding DNA polymerase IV, with protein MVDFRLADESDRGPGGLGVAERKIIHVDMDAFYASVEQRDNPDLRGKPIAVGGSRERGVVAAASYEARKFGVRSAMASVTAKRKCAGLIFVKPRFDVYRAISQQIRAIFAEYTPLIEPLSLDEAYLDVTGNLKGIASATVIAEEIRARIRSETSLTASAGVSYNKFLAKMASDENKPDGLFVIKPKAGPSYVEALPVGKFHGIGPATQAKMESLGIRNGADLRAQSLEFLREHFGKVGPYYFSLARGIDERPVCSDRVRKSVGAETTFHADLFTAEEARTALEPLIAKVWSSCERSTLKSRTVTLKAKYADFQQITRSRTLDSPIASRAEIEDVVSLLLQPLFPVSKGIRLLGVTLSSLDNGPENRIGQQLLLPL; from the coding sequence GTGGTAGACTTCCGGCTGGCCGACGAATCGGATCGAGGGCCGGGGGGCCTGGGCGTGGCCGAGCGGAAGATCATCCACGTCGATATGGACGCCTTTTATGCGTCCGTCGAGCAGCGCGACAATCCGGACCTGCGCGGCAAGCCGATCGCGGTCGGCGGGTCGCGCGAGCGGGGGGTTGTGGCGGCGGCGAGCTATGAGGCTCGTAAGTTCGGCGTCCGGTCGGCCATGGCCTCGGTGACGGCGAAGCGGAAGTGCGCCGGCCTGATCTTCGTGAAGCCTCGGTTCGACGTTTATCGGGCGATATCCCAGCAGATCCGGGCGATCTTCGCCGAGTACACGCCGCTCATCGAGCCGCTCTCGCTCGACGAGGCGTATCTCGACGTCACCGGGAACCTGAAGGGGATCGCGTCGGCCACGGTGATCGCGGAGGAGATTCGCGCGAGGATTCGATCCGAGACGAGCCTGACGGCTTCGGCCGGGGTCTCCTACAACAAGTTCCTGGCCAAGATGGCCTCCGACGAGAACAAGCCCGACGGCCTGTTCGTCATCAAGCCGAAGGCGGGACCCTCGTATGTGGAAGCCCTGCCGGTGGGGAAGTTCCACGGGATCGGGCCCGCGACGCAGGCGAAGATGGAGAGCCTGGGGATCCGCAACGGCGCCGACCTCAGGGCCCAGTCGCTGGAGTTCCTCCGAGAGCACTTCGGCAAGGTCGGCCCGTATTACTTTTCGCTGGCCCGAGGGATCGACGAACGGCCCGTCTGCTCCGATCGCGTCCGCAAATCAGTCGGCGCGGAGACGACCTTCCACGCCGACCTCTTCACCGCCGAGGAGGCCCGAACCGCTCTGGAGCCGCTCATCGCCAAGGTCTGGTCCTCCTGCGAAAGGTCGACGCTCAAGAGCCGGACGGTGACGCTCAAGGCCAAGTACGCCGACTTCCAGCAGATCACCCGCAGCCGGACCCTCGATTCGCCGATCGCCTCCCGCGCCGAGATCGAGGATGTCGTCTCCTTGCTCCTCCAACCG
- the uvrB gene encoding excinuclease ABC subunit UvrB: MSDYQLVSPYKPAGDQPQAIEKLVAGLRERKGAQTLLGVTGSGKTFTMANVIAQYGRPALVMSHNKTLAAQLYGEFKEFFPHNAVRYFVSYYDYYQPEAYIPQRDIYIEKDASINEEIERLRLASTSALVSRPDTIVVASVSCIYGLGSPDDYRKMMVRLKLGDIVDRDELLLKFVDIQYDRNDISFERGKFRVRGDVIELWPAYEEFGYRIELFGDEVERLATIDALTGQAVQTHDDLYIYPAKHFVLPEERIQGAVDAIGKELEERLQQLKEQGKLLEAQRLSARTRYDMEMLLEVGYCSGIENYSRHLSGRKPGETPNTLLDFFPPDSLFILDESHVTLPQIRGMFAGDHSRKLTLVDHGFRLPSALDNRPLRIDEWESKPSLRMFVSATPADYEIAASAGEVVEQVIRPTGLIDPVVRIEPARGQVPALLEEVRKRAAKNERVLITTLTKRLAEDLSRYIKEQGLRCKWLHSELDAIERVTILRELREGAFDALVGVNLLREGLDLPEVSMVCILDADKEGFLRSETSLIQTIGRSARHVNAEVVMYADKITPSMQRAMDETERRRQLQLAYNEEHGITPESVVKAIRKGIEEEIQARTTARQAIHRDEATDASEEYLQALEVEMLDAAEKLEFERAASLRDKIQQLRSSQEGGPARPVPSPQGQSARAKAKAKARSGKKRG, translated from the coding sequence ATGAGCGATTATCAGCTTGTCAGCCCTTACAAGCCGGCGGGGGATCAGCCCCAGGCGATCGAGAAGCTGGTGGCCGGGCTGCGTGAGAGGAAGGGGGCGCAGACGCTGCTGGGGGTCACCGGGTCGGGCAAGACCTTCACGATGGCCAACGTCATCGCCCAGTACGGCCGGCCGGCGCTGGTGATGTCGCACAACAAGACGCTGGCGGCCCAGCTCTACGGCGAGTTCAAGGAGTTCTTCCCCCACAACGCCGTCCGCTACTTCGTCAGCTATTACGACTACTATCAGCCCGAAGCCTACATCCCCCAGCGCGACATCTACATCGAGAAAGACGCCTCCATCAACGAGGAGATCGAGCGCCTCCGCCTGGCCTCGACGTCCGCGCTCGTCAGCCGGCCGGATACGATCGTCGTCGCCAGCGTCTCGTGCATCTACGGCTTGGGCTCGCCGGACGACTACCGCAAGATGATGGTCCGGCTGAAGCTCGGCGACATCGTCGACCGCGACGAACTCCTGCTGAAGTTCGTGGACATCCAGTACGACCGTAACGACATCTCCTTCGAGCGCGGCAAGTTCCGCGTCCGGGGCGACGTCATCGAGCTTTGGCCGGCGTACGAGGAGTTCGGCTACCGCATCGAGCTGTTCGGCGACGAGGTCGAGCGGCTGGCGACGATCGACGCCCTCACCGGCCAGGCCGTGCAGACGCACGACGACCTTTATATCTATCCCGCTAAACACTTCGTCCTCCCCGAGGAACGCATCCAGGGGGCCGTCGACGCGATCGGCAAGGAGTTGGAGGAGCGGCTCCAACAGCTCAAGGAACAGGGCAAGCTGCTGGAAGCCCAGCGTCTCTCCGCGCGGACGCGGTACGACATGGAGATGCTGCTGGAGGTCGGCTACTGCTCGGGGATCGAGAACTACTCGCGGCACCTCTCCGGCCGCAAGCCGGGCGAGACGCCGAATACCCTCCTGGACTTCTTCCCGCCCGACAGCCTGTTCATCCTGGACGAGTCGCACGTCACGCTGCCGCAGATCCGGGGCATGTTCGCCGGCGACCACAGCCGCAAGCTGACGCTCGTCGACCACGGCTTCCGACTCCCCAGCGCACTCGACAACCGGCCGCTGCGGATCGACGAGTGGGAGTCCAAGCCGTCGCTCCGGATGTTCGTCTCGGCCACGCCGGCCGACTACGAGATCGCGGCATCCGCCGGCGAGGTCGTCGAGCAGGTCATCCGCCCCACCGGGCTGATCGACCCTGTCGTCCGCATCGAGCCCGCCCGCGGCCAGGTGCCGGCGCTGCTGGAAGAGGTCCGGAAGCGGGCCGCCAAGAACGAGCGCGTGCTCATCACCACGCTCACGAAGCGGCTGGCCGAGGACCTCTCGCGGTACATCAAGGAGCAGGGCCTGCGCTGCAAGTGGCTCCACTCCGAGCTGGACGCGATCGAGCGGGTGACGATCCTCCGCGAGCTTCGCGAGGGGGCCTTCGACGCGCTCGTCGGCGTGAACCTGTTGCGCGAGGGGTTGGACCTGCCCGAGGTGTCGATGGTCTGCATCCTCGACGCCGACAAGGAGGGCTTCCTCCGCAGCGAGACCTCGTTGATCCAGACGATCGGCCGGTCGGCCCGCCACGTCAACGCCGAGGTCGTCATGTACGCCGACAAGATCACGCCCTCGATGCAGCGGGCCATGGACGAGACCGAGCGTCGGCGGCAGCTCCAGCTCGCCTACAACGAGGAGCACGGCATCACGCCGGAGTCGGTCGTCAAGGCGATCCGCAAGGGGATCGAGGAAGAGATCCAAGCCCGGACCACCGCCCGCCAGGCCATCCACCGCGACGAGGCCACCGACGCCAGCGAGGAATACCTCCAGGCGCTGGAGGTCGAGATGCTCGACGCCGCCGAGAAGCTGGAGTTCGAACGCGCCGCCTCCCTCCGCGACAAGATCCAGCAGCTCCGCTCCTCCCAGGAGGGAGGGCCCGCGCGCCCAGTTCCCAGCCCGCAAGGCCAGAGCGCCCGGGCCAAGGCGAAGGCCAAGGCGCGTTCGGGCAAGAAGCGGGGGTGA